A single region of the Pirellulaceae bacterium genome encodes:
- a CDS encoding PEP-CTERM sorting domain-containing protein (PEP-CTERM proteins occur, often in large numbers, in the proteomes of bacteria that also encode an exosortase, a predicted intramembrane cysteine proteinase. The presence of a PEP-CTERM domain at a protein's C-terminus predicts cleavage within the sorting domain, followed by covalent anchoring to some some component of the (usually Gram-negative) cell surface. Many PEP-CTERM proteins exhibit an unusual sequence composition that includes large numbers of potential glycosylation sites. Expression of one such protein has been shown restore the ability of a bacterium to form floc, a type of biofilm.) produces the protein MKMLAVGLLILFPASAAFAQASYEEVILSDNPVAYWRLNEKSVDDGIVDATGNVGPGEFDDLGGIETGFDGAIVNDDNTAVKFALEGGFGCGAGCGRGEMPVGGVLDLGTVDSDQNITLEAWFKLMPDVDAVLPASAFPRIFHYNNFEDGQYAFGIVGDNNADFEAKRTVWAGRGDGSDAGFVILAGETDAIEPSEEEVWYHFAAHLENDDVRLFLNGQQLSGLTDADPIFWQAEQATIGARLQSDEVTVVQSFPGLIDELAVYAELLPAERILAHYEAGIGVLPPVITIDSLQDEIKAGTNNPAFDLNDDGLVNLVDQGIFIHDYKNTWIGDANFDGLFDSTDFVQVFAAAKYEDNNPDDPSTIMNAVWAEGDWNADREFDSQDFVIAFQDAGYEQGPRVPVAVPEPSTCVLFLTGLLVLLRRRK, from the coding sequence ATGAAAATGCTTGCAGTTGGGTTGTTGATCCTCTTTCCCGCTTCGGCCGCGTTCGCGCAGGCAAGTTACGAGGAAGTGATTTTGAGTGATAACCCGGTCGCTTACTGGCGACTCAATGAAAAATCCGTTGACGATGGGATTGTGGATGCAACTGGCAATGTGGGGCCGGGTGAGTTCGACGATCTGGGTGGCATCGAAACGGGCTTTGATGGAGCCATCGTCAACGACGACAACACGGCAGTTAAATTCGCCCTCGAGGGTGGTTTTGGCTGTGGTGCAGGTTGTGGTCGAGGTGAAATGCCTGTGGGTGGCGTTCTTGATTTGGGAACCGTTGATAGTGACCAAAACATCACACTGGAGGCTTGGTTCAAACTCATGCCGGATGTCGATGCGGTACTTCCGGCCAGTGCCTTTCCGCGAATCTTCCACTACAACAATTTTGAAGATGGTCAATATGCGTTTGGTATCGTTGGAGATAACAACGCGGATTTTGAGGCGAAGCGAACCGTCTGGGCTGGTCGTGGCGACGGATCGGATGCTGGCTTTGTCATCTTGGCGGGCGAAACGGATGCAATTGAACCTTCAGAGGAGGAAGTCTGGTATCACTTTGCGGCTCACCTCGAGAATGATGATGTAAGGTTGTTCCTTAACGGTCAGCAGCTATCGGGGTTGACCGATGCGGACCCCATTTTCTGGCAGGCTGAACAAGCCACGATTGGTGCTCGATTGCAATCGGATGAAGTGACTGTGGTGCAATCCTTCCCTGGCCTGATTGATGAATTGGCCGTCTACGCCGAACTTCTCCCTGCCGAAAGGATTCTCGCTCATTACGAGGCGGGAATTGGCGTGTTGCCCCCCGTCATTACCATCGATTCACTTCAAGATGAAATCAAAGCGGGAACGAACAATCCTGCATTTGATTTGAACGATGACGGTCTCGTTAATCTCGTTGATCAAGGCATCTTCATTCATGATTATAAGAATACATGGATTGGCGATGCCAATTTTGATGGTCTGTTTGACAGTACGGATTTTGTCCAAGTCTTTGCTGCTGCGAAGTATGAGGACAACAACCCCGACGATCCTTCCACGATCATGAACGCTGTTTGGGCCGAAGGCGATTGGAATGCTGACCGAGAATTCGACAGTCAGGATTTTGTGATCGCTTTCCAGGATGCGGGTTACGAACAAGGTCCTCGTGTCCCAGTCGCAGTGCCGGAGCCAAGTACCTGCGTTCTCTTTCTGACCGGACTATTGGTCTTGCTGCGTCGCCGGAAATGA
- a CDS encoding glycosyltransferase: MMARAPNHPQVSVVLPVFNGARTIARAIRSILNQTLEAIELIVVDDGSTDDTVAVVRRMEDSRLKLRCYEHRGVVDAANAATSIASAPVIARMDADDIAYPDRLERQLDCLDRRGADVVGCQVRILDESLQESVTLARYSNWINKETLASEQIVAFRFVEFPLVNPSIMARREYFELGFRDDGMPEDYDLMLRAASHGMVFTKVAKVLLDWMDNAQRLTRTDRRYSLEAFQRCRRVHLLDGPLRGVAKVDLWGFGQAGKPWLRWLQSEGIQVRLGYDIDQRKVGQKVHGVEVQHAAQLAPADGTPLLIAVGAQGAREAIGPSLVLGDYSPGRDAWFVA, from the coding sequence ATGATGGCACGTGCTCCAAATCATCCTCAAGTTTCGGTGGTGCTGCCGGTATTTAACGGAGCAAGGACCATTGCGCGTGCAATTCGATCCATTCTTAATCAGACTTTGGAAGCGATCGAATTGATTGTCGTCGACGATGGTTCCACGGATGATACCGTGGCGGTCGTGCGACGAATGGAAGATTCGCGATTGAAGCTGCGATGTTATGAGCATCGGGGGGTTGTCGATGCCGCGAATGCAGCGACCTCAATCGCGTCGGCTCCGGTGATTGCCCGCATGGACGCTGATGACATTGCTTATCCGGACCGATTGGAGAGACAACTCGACTGTTTAGATCGTCGAGGGGCGGATGTGGTGGGGTGTCAGGTCCGCATTTTGGATGAATCGTTGCAGGAGTCTGTGACGCTGGCTCGTTATTCAAACTGGATCAACAAGGAGACGCTTGCTAGTGAACAGATCGTTGCTTTCCGATTTGTTGAGTTTCCGCTTGTTAATCCATCAATCATGGCGCGGCGAGAATACTTTGAGCTAGGGTTTCGTGATGACGGGATGCCGGAGGATTATGATTTGATGCTCCGTGCTGCAAGTCATGGAATGGTTTTTACGAAGGTCGCCAAAGTGTTGCTGGATTGGATGGATAACGCCCAGCGACTGACGCGGACTGATAGGCGATATAGCCTGGAAGCATTCCAGCGTTGTCGACGCGTGCATTTGCTTGATGGGCCTTTACGTGGCGTTGCAAAGGTAGATCTTTGGGGGTTCGGTCAAGCCGGCAAGCCCTGGTTGCGGTGGTTGCAATCGGAAGGAATTCAAGTGCGATTGGGTTATGATATCGATCAACGTAAAGTTGGGCAGAAAGTTCATGGTGTTGAGGTTCAGCATGCCGCGCAGCTGGCTCCTGCCGATGGGACTCCGCTGCTGATCGCGGTCGGGGCACAGGGTGCGCGAGAGGCTATCGGGCCTTCACTCGTACTGGGCGATTACTCCCCGGGGAGAGACGCCTGGTTTGTTGCCTGA
- a CDS encoding pyridoxal phosphate-dependent aminotransferase, with the protein MAMNVQRNTDRISRVQAPVIPIVGGWISEHPNTISLGQGMVHYAAPAQVFRAISTAVSDDPRVDKYGLVRGNADLLNTIQLKLANDNQICIDDRQCIIFTSGSNMGFVNTVLAIGDVEDEIILLSPYYFNHEMAIELAGCRPVVVATNSNYQIDLDRLESAITSRTRAIVTVSPNNPTGAVYPREALIAVNEMCRLHNVYHVSDEAYEYFIYGDDDHFSPASLSDVADHTISLFSLSKAYGMAGWRCAYQVVPAHLETAINKIQDTNLVCPPIISQIAAQAALQVGSEWCREKIAGFRQVRDLVLDELSTLGDRCRVPKPDGAFYALLQLSTNESDMALVEQLIRDYGVAVMPGSAFGDTSRCSLRVAFGALQPNAVAEGVGRLVSGLRKLI; encoded by the coding sequence ATGGCAATGAACGTGCAGCGAAACACCGACCGAATCTCTCGAGTCCAAGCCCCGGTGATCCCCATTGTCGGCGGTTGGATTTCTGAGCACCCCAACACCATTTCGCTTGGCCAAGGAATGGTTCATTACGCGGCTCCTGCTCAGGTTTTCCGTGCAATCAGCACCGCCGTATCGGACGACCCGCGTGTTGACAAATACGGTCTCGTACGAGGCAACGCTGACTTACTTAATACAATTCAACTTAAACTTGCAAACGACAATCAGATTTGCATTGACGACCGTCAGTGCATTATTTTCACATCGGGTTCGAACATGGGGTTTGTCAACACGGTCCTAGCTATCGGGGACGTGGAGGACGAAATCATTCTGCTTAGTCCTTATTACTTCAACCACGAAATGGCAATTGAGCTTGCCGGCTGTCGCCCCGTGGTTGTCGCAACGAACTCAAACTATCAGATCGACCTCGATCGACTCGAGTCAGCCATCACCTCTCGGACTCGAGCCATCGTCACCGTCTCCCCGAACAATCCCACAGGGGCGGTCTACCCTCGAGAAGCGTTAATTGCAGTCAATGAAATGTGTCGCCTTCACAACGTGTATCATGTCAGCGACGAAGCATATGAATATTTCATTTACGGAGACGACGATCATTTTTCGCCAGCGTCACTGAGCGACGTTGCCGATCATACGATTAGCCTGTTTTCCTTGTCGAAGGCTTATGGAATGGCAGGCTGGCGTTGTGCCTATCAAGTCGTTCCGGCTCATCTAGAAACAGCGATCAACAAAATCCAGGACACGAATTTGGTCTGCCCACCCATCATTAGCCAGATTGCAGCTCAAGCCGCGTTACAAGTTGGTTCCGAGTGGTGTCGTGAAAAGATCGCAGGTTTTCGTCAAGTTCGCGATCTCGTACTCGATGAGTTGTCCACTTTGGGGGATCGCTGCCGAGTTCCGAAGCCCGACGGCGCATTCTACGCGCTGTTACAACTTTCCACGAATGAATCCGACATGGCGTTGGTCGAGCAACTGATCCGCGACTACGGCGTCGCCGTAATGCCTGGCAGCGCGTTCGGTGACACGTCAAGATGTTCTCTGCGCGTTGCATTCGGCGCATTACAACCCAATGCTGTTGCCGAAGGAGTGGGTCGGCTCGTTAGCGGTCTACGCAAATTGATTTAA
- a CDS encoding nitrilase-related carbon-nitrogen hydrolase, with the protein MQIVAVQLNTAWEDRAPNHRRVRELLENLKLAEPALIILPEMFDVGFSMNVAATLQSEAREAEQFLRDLARTHNAAVLGGVISPDGNGQGKNEAVAFAPSGEELVRYRKMQPFTLSGEDQAYGSGDSHQTFEWGGFKIAPFICYDLRFPERFRPAARDGAELIIVIACWPDVRSEHWVRLLQARAIENLAFTVGVNRCGTDPEHTFDGRSAAFDPMGEALFEADPSEQILITELDVQQVRSWRSKFPALDDMRD; encoded by the coding sequence ATGCAAATCGTCGCCGTTCAACTAAATACTGCTTGGGAAGATCGCGCGCCCAATCACCGACGAGTCCGCGAATTACTCGAGAATTTAAAATTAGCCGAACCTGCCTTGATCATACTGCCTGAGATGTTTGACGTTGGCTTCAGTATGAACGTGGCAGCGACTCTGCAAAGCGAAGCGCGCGAGGCCGAACAATTCCTGCGAGACTTAGCTCGAACACACAACGCGGCCGTCTTGGGCGGCGTGATTAGCCCAGATGGAAATGGGCAAGGAAAAAACGAGGCGGTTGCCTTCGCACCCTCGGGCGAAGAACTGGTCCGTTATCGCAAGATGCAGCCGTTCACATTGAGCGGGGAAGACCAAGCATATGGATCCGGTGACAGCCATCAGACCTTTGAATGGGGTGGCTTCAAGATCGCCCCGTTTATTTGCTACGACCTGCGATTTCCGGAACGATTTCGCCCCGCTGCACGCGATGGGGCGGAGTTAATTATCGTGATCGCCTGCTGGCCAGACGTCCGTTCGGAACATTGGGTGCGTCTCCTCCAAGCTCGCGCTATTGAGAATCTGGCCTTCACCGTGGGTGTCAACCGATGCGGTACGGACCCCGAGCATACTTTTGATGGCCGCAGCGCGGCATTCGACCCGATGGGAGAAGCTCTCTTCGAAGCTGATCCGTCCGAACAAATCTTGATAACGGAACTGGATGTCCAGCAGGTTCGAAGCTGGCGCAGCAAATTCCCCGCGCTCGACGACATGCGAGACTAG